Proteins encoded in a region of the Candidatus Moanabacter tarae genome:
- the pfp gene encoding Pyrophosphate--fructose 6-phosphate 1-phosphotransferase — translation MAEEFTGNCLVAQSGGPTSVINATLVGVISEALNYECIEEIYGGLNGVRGILNEDFVDLAAESQQTIRALRYTPASALGTCRYRLNKTQDIERIVQVFEAHNIRYFFYVGGNDSQETAGKISDLARSQGYELRVIGIPKTVDNDLVGTDHCPGYGSVAKYVATTVREIACDHESMGHGDLVSILEVMGRNAGWIAASAALAKRRDRPSDPPHLIYLPEVAFSVEKFLDDVQRVLSRERYCLVVVGEGLVDKDGNYIATTGGEFDSFGNAQLGGAGDFLHNLAEKNLGIKVRSAKLGITQRAAAHCSSKMDNDEAFLAGEAAVKEAVVNGKSDMMVTLLRGDDEQYTSETGLCSLSEVANGAKSIPVSWINEDGVSMNFQFIKYATPLIQGEVPVPYDNGVPIYSQLSKIRVDKLLGSYNIE, via the coding sequence ATGGCAGAAGAATTTACTGGAAACTGTTTAGTAGCGCAGTCGGGAGGACCCACTTCGGTGATTAATGCAACCCTAGTCGGTGTCATAAGCGAAGCGCTGAACTACGAATGCATCGAGGAGATTTATGGTGGACTCAATGGAGTCCGAGGGATTCTCAATGAAGATTTTGTCGACTTGGCGGCTGAGTCGCAACAGACTATAAGGGCTCTGCGCTACACACCTGCCTCCGCCCTTGGCACTTGTCGCTATCGGTTGAATAAAACTCAGGATATCGAGCGTATAGTTCAGGTGTTTGAAGCTCACAACATCCGCTATTTTTTCTATGTTGGGGGAAACGACTCCCAGGAAACCGCGGGCAAGATCTCAGATCTAGCGCGAAGTCAAGGCTACGAATTACGCGTCATCGGAATTCCTAAGACGGTGGACAACGATCTTGTTGGTACTGACCATTGCCCGGGGTACGGCAGCGTAGCGAAATACGTAGCGACAACAGTCCGTGAGATAGCTTGCGACCATGAGTCCATGGGACACGGAGATTTGGTATCGATCCTTGAAGTTATGGGACGAAATGCGGGCTGGATTGCGGCCAGCGCAGCTCTTGCCAAGAGAAGAGACCGACCCAGCGATCCGCCCCACCTAATCTACCTGCCCGAGGTGGCGTTTTCGGTCGAGAAATTCCTTGATGACGTACAAAGGGTCTTAAGTCGGGAGCGATATTGCCTTGTAGTTGTGGGAGAAGGGTTGGTGGACAAGGATGGAAACTATATCGCGACCACAGGCGGTGAGTTCGATTCCTTTGGTAACGCCCAACTGGGAGGGGCCGGAGATTTCTTACATAATCTTGCGGAGAAAAACCTCGGGATTAAAGTACGCTCTGCGAAACTGGGGATCACTCAACGGGCAGCAGCTCACTGTTCCTCAAAAATGGACAATGATGAGGCCTTTCTCGCAGGGGAAGCCGCAGTTAAAGAAGCGGTTGTTAACGGGAAGAGTGATATGATGGTTACTCTCCTGAGAGGAGACGACGAGCAATACACAAGTGAAACGGGTTTATGTAGCCTTTCCGAAGTTGCTAATGGGGCGAAGTCCATCCCGGTTTCCTGGATAAACGAGGATGGCGTAAGCATGAACTTTCAATTTATAAAATACGCCACTCCGCTTATTCAAGGCGAGGTACCAGTTCCGTACGACAACGGAGTACCAATCTACAGCCAGCTGAGTAAAATTCGGGTCGATAAGCTTTTGGGTTCTTATAATATCGAATAA